Part of the uncultured Cohaesibacter sp. genome is shown below.
CCCTGCCGACCAGATCGACCGAGGCTCTGGTAACCGAATTTGACGCCAGCACCAGCTGTGCGATCGTCGATGCAGCGGGTCTGCATGCGCGCCCGGCAACGATCCTGGTGCAAATGGCAGAAGAGTTTGCCGACACAGACATCTGGCTGACCAGAGGCGAGCTGCAGGCCAAAATGGACTCCATGACCCGCCTGCTTTCCCTCGGCATAGTCCATGGCGACAGCATCGAGGTCTCGGCTACGGGCCCCAGAGCGCAAGAAGCCGTCGATCAGATTGCCGCCGCCATCGCCAAGGGTCTCGACCCTGTAGAAGGCTCTGGCGCGACAAACAACGACTATCAGCCACTCGACGAACTGCTCGAACTCACCAATCCCAAAGGCCGTGCCCTGCTCAGAGGCATCCCCGCCTCTCCGGGCATTGCGCTGGCTGACGCCTTCATTCTTGACAGCGCCACGGAGTTCCACATCGGCAAGGAAGGCGCGGGCTCCGCCCACGAACGCGGCCTGCTTGACGCAGCCCTGCAACAGGCGCACGAGCAGTTGCTCGCCGTGAAGGAAGAAGTTGCTGCGCGGTCACCCGCTGAAGCCGTCATCTTCCTGGCTCAGGCCGAGCTGCTCAAAGACACTAACATACTCACCGAAGCACAAAAGCATCTGGACGACGGCGCCAGCGCCGCATGGGCCTGGCAACAGACCATCGACCGCGAAGCCAGTGTCATGGAATCCAGCGCTGCCGAACGCATTCGCGCCCGTGCCGCAGACTTGCGTGACGTGGGTCGCCGGGTGATCACCATCCTGCAGGGTGGCCGGACAGAACTGACATGGCCAGACCGCCCCTTCGTGCTGATCTCCAAGGAATTGACACCGTCCCAAACGGCCGAGCTGAGCAAGAAGCCGGTTCGTGCCATTTGCACCGAGCTTGGCGGGGCAACGAGTCACATGGCCATTCTGGCCCGCGCTCTCGGCCTGCCGGCTCTTGTCGGGGTCGGCAGCGAACTGCTGGCAACGGTCAAGGCAGGGGAAGCCATAGCTGTTGCCCCTCAGAGCGACCTTCTGATCCTCTCCCCGGATGCCGAAACCATCCGGCAGGTAGAAGACTGCATCCATCAATGGCATCGGGTGCAGGAACGTGAATTTGCAAGCAAGGACGAGCCCGCCATCACGCGCGATGGGGCCGAAATCGAGGTGGTCTGCAATATTTCCTCGGCGGCTGATGCGGACAAGGTATCGCAACATGGTGGCTCCGGCGTCGGGCTTCTGCGAACGGAATTTCTCTTCGAAACTGCCAAGGCAGAACCCGACGTCGAAACACAGGCCGCGGAGCTGGCAAAAATCGCCAGATCGATCGGCACCCAGACGCTGATCGTGCGCACCTCCGACATCGGCGGCGACAAGCCGGTCAGCTGGCTCAAGCAGCCGAAGGAGGACAACCCCTTCCTCGGCGTGCGCGGCATTCGTCTTTCGCTGCGTCACACGGACATCTTCAAGCGCCAGCTTGAAGCCATCTATCGGGTGGCCAAGGCACAGGCGGAAGAGTTGGGATCGACAGGCATTCACATCATGTTCCCGATGATCAGTGCCCTCAACGAGTTCCAGCAGGCCAAGGCTCTCGCTCAGGAAGTCCGTCAGGCCGTAGGTGCTCCGGAACTGCCGCTTGGCATGATGATCGAAGTGCCATCTGCCGCCCTGCTGGCCGAGCATTTCGCCAGAGAGGCTGATTTCTTCTCGATTGGCACCAATGACCTGACGCAATATACGCTGGCAATGGATCGCATGAACCCTGATCTGCTGATGCCGCAGGACAACTACAGTCCCGCCCTGCTGCACATGATCGCCATGACGACCAAGGCTGCGAACGCAGCAGGCAAATGGGTCGGCGTCTGCGGCAACCTTGTTGCAGAACCAGACTTTGCAAAAATCCTCATAGGCCTCGGCGTCAAGGAACTTTCGGTCAGCCCGGTAAACGTTCCTGCCCTCAAGGAACTGGTACGCTCGGTCGACCGTTCCCAGCTCGAGAGCCTCGTTCAGAAAGCCCTTCAGGCGGGCACGCCCGAAGAGGTCAAGACAATCATTCGCGATACGGATCAATGACCGGAAACGGCCAAAAACGGTACGAAGGAGTTTGGTGATGACAAACCACAGTGAGTACAAACAAGTAAACACTCCGAACTGGACCTGGAACATGTATGGCCCTGGCCTCGAGAACATCGGCAAGGATGGCCACCCGGAGTCAATCAACGTCCCCACCCCGAATGACGATCAGTTGCTGGTCCGCGTCGAAGCGGTCGGCCTGTGTTTTTCGGATGTGAAGCTGATCAAGCAGGGCGGCAGCCACCCCAAGCTCTACAACCGCGACCTGAAGAAGGAACCGGGCCGTCTGGGTCATGAAGCCGTGCTGACCATTCTGGAAGTGGGCGACAAGCTGCAGGACCAGTTCTCGGCTGGCGAGCGCTATGCCGTGCAGCCCGACATCTATCAGAATGGCATGAGCACCGCCTATGGCTATACCATTCCGGGCGGTCTCATCCAGTATCATCTGATCGGCAAGGAAATGATGGAAACCGACCACGGGGTCTGCCTGCTCAAGGTGCCGGAAACCATGGGCATCGCCGAAGCCGCCCTGCTGGAGCCATGGGGTTGCGTCTGGGCTTCCTACACCCAGCGTCGTCGGCTCGATCCCAAGGATGGCGGCACTCTCTGGCTCATCGGTCAGCCCTCGCTTGAAAGAACCTACCAGTTCTCCAAAGGCCTTGACGCCGCAGGCACCATCATCCTGACCGACGCCCCTGCCGAGATCAAGGCACTGGCCGAGAAGACCGGCAAGACCGTCGTCGAGCGCAATGGCCTCACCGTGGCCGACTATGACGCGCTTGCCAAGGAGTTCACCGATGGCAAAGGCTTCGACGACATCGTGTTGCTGGAGCCGAAATCGGCCGAACAGGTCACCGAAGTGGCTCGCCTGATCGCCCGTCGCGGCACGCTCAACATGATCGGCACCAACAAACTGGACGGTCCGGTCAACACCGACGTCGGTCGCCTGCACTATGACTATATCGCCTTCATCGGCAACAACGGCACCGACATCAGCGACTCCTACGGCGAAGCCCGCAACCGCTGCGACCTGCACAAGGGTGGCACGGCCGTGTTTGTCGGCGCCGGTGGCCCGATGGGTCAGATGCATGTCCAGCGGGCCATTGAAATGGTCAACGGCCCGAAACGGGTCATCGTCACGGACATCAATGACGAGCGCCTCGAAGAAGTCACCTCTCGCCTCAAGCCCCTCACCGAGGCCAATGGTCGCGAACTGCTCTCCTTCAACCCGATGACCTCCGACATCGCCCTCACCGACTATGTCATGCAACTGACCGACGGTGCTGGCGCAGATGACGTCGTGGTCTGCGTTCCGAACGGCCAGATCATGGAAGATTCGGCCAAGATGAGCGCTCCGGACGGCATGCTGGTGTTCTTCGCCGGTGTCCCCAATGGCACTCTGGCCAAGATCGACCTCAGCTCTGTCTATCTCAACAACATGCAGCTTACCGGCACCTCCGGTCTGACGATCCACGACCAGACCATGGTCATGGAAAACACCCTTGCCGGCAATCTGGCTCCCGCTGTCTGCGTTGCAGCGATCGGCGGCATGAATGTGGCCCGTGACGGCATTGAGGCCATGATGGACAGCAAATATCCGGGCAAGATTGTGATCTTCCCGCAGATCATGGACCTGCCTCTGATGGGGCTTGATGAGTTGCAGGAAAAACTGCCTGACGTCGCCAAGCATCTCGGTTCCGGCAATGTCTGGACCAAGGAAGCCGAAAAGGCGCTGCTGAAGCACTTCGAGGCTGCGTAATGATCTACACGCTCACCCTGAACCCTGCGGTCGATCTGGAATTGACCGCCAGTTCCTTGCGGTTCAACGAGGTCAACCGCGCCACCGACAGTCGCAAGGACTGCGGTGGCAAGGGCCTCAATGTGTCCCGAATGCTGAAGAATCTCGGGTTCGTCAGCACTGCCATGGGCTTTACCGGCGGCAAGAGCGGGGAATGGATTGAGGCGCAGATGGATTCGCTCGGCATCGCTGTCGACTTCACGCCGATTGCCGGGGAAACCCGCACCAACGTGAGCTTCGTTGCTGCCGACGAGGGTAACCACATCAAGGTCAACGACCCCGGTCCGTCGGTGTCGCAAGGCGAGTTCGACGCCCTTCTCGATCGCGTCAGGGAAAAGGCCGCTGCCGGTGACTGGTGGGTCTTGGCCGGCAGCCTGCCACAAGGTGTCAGCAAGGATGCCTATGGCCGTCTGGTCGAGATCATCCAGAGTGCCGGAGGCCATGTTCTGCTCGATACCAGTGGCGAAGCCTTGCGTCTCGCTGCAGCAGCAGGGCCAACGCTGGTCAAACCCAATCTGGAAGAAGCACAGGAAATCCTAGGTGACACCACTCTGCCCGCTTCTGCCTGCATTGAACAGATCAGCGGCCTCGGCCCAAAACAGGTGGTCATCTCGCTCGGCAAGGACGGGGTTGCCTTCTCGACCGATGGAGGAGCCGCAACCATTTCCAGCCCGAAGATAGTCGAGAAGAACCCGACCGGCGCAGGAGATTCCCTCGTGGCCGGACTGGTCTTCAGCCTCAATCGCGGCGACAGTCTGGCGGACGCAGTCCGGTTCGGTGCAGCCTGTGGCGCCGCAACAGCCTCCCTGCCGGGCACGGAACTGGGCAGTCTGCAACAGGTGAACGATCTGCTTGCAACAATGCAATAAGTCGATTTTCGCTGGACAGCGGAGTGTCAGGGCTCGCAACGTGGTTTCATCCCGTTGCGAGCCCTGATTTTTTTGAAAATCACAACGGGTGCCCGTCCAATGCTAGGCCTACAGGACTGCGGGCTTTGCTACGGACCGGGCCTCAGGGATCCGGACTCAGAATGAAGGGCTCGCTGGCCGACAGTTTGAACACATGCGCCAGCCGTTCGATCTCGTGTGGTTCAAGGCGCCCCGTCCCGAGCCGGATATGCCCGGTTTCATGCATCGAGAAGCGGGACCCCGGCAGCGCCGCAATATCGTGGGCGGCCAAGGTGATCAGGGCGAAGGTTTCCGAATGCACGGGTGCCAGAAGGCAAAGCCCCGCCCCGTCCGGAACATCAACCCCGCAGTCCCGCAAATGCCGCGCCAGCAGATTGCGCCGGTCTCGATAGGTCTTGGTCGCCGTTGCAACGAGCCGTTGGGTCTCATCATCCTGCAGCAGCCACGAGACGGCAGCCTGCAAGATCCGGCTGGTCCAGGCGGCGCTGAAGGCCCGATAGGACTGGATCTGCTCGACCAGATACTCCGAGCCGGACAACACGGCCATGCGCAGGTCTGGGCCATAGGCCTTGGAGAAGGACCGGATGTGAATGGTCCGGTCAGGGAACCGGTCCCCCAGGGACTGGGGCGGTGCCAGCGAGATATCACCCAGCCCATCATCCTCGATGATCAGCGCGTCACTCTTGGATAGGATGTCGCCCAATTCCTGCATGCGGTCGGGGTGCAAGAACAGGCCGGTAACGGCACTGATGCGCGGTTGCAGGATGAAGACCGAAGGGTTTTCCTTGAGTATGGCATGCAGCGACTGGGGGGTCGGCCCATGGTCGTCATTCTCGACCAGCAGGATCGAAACCCGCAAATCCTCGAGAATGTCGAGAATGCGCATCGGAACAGGAGCCTCGACCGCAACCACGGAGCCTGGCGGGACCAGCGCATGCAGCGCCGTGTAGAGTGCGTTGTAGCCACCATTTGTTGCCAGCATGGAAGCCGCGTTGTTCGGCCACAAGGGACGCAACACCCTCTCGAGCTCTGGCAGGATGCGGACTCGCACATAGCTGTTGAGCCCCTCGGCATGGGTGCCATAATCGAGCGCCTCGCCGAGCGGCGGCAGCAGCTTCATGTCAGGCACGGCAACGGAGAGGTTGAGCGCGATGCGCTCAAAATGTCCCTGCGCCGAAACGCGGGACGGCCGCGGGGCAAAGCTCGATCCGGTCACAAAGGTTCCATTGCGCCCGCGCCCTGTCAGGACGCGCAGCCGTCGCAATTCCTTCCAGGCCTGAGACAGCGTGCTGGGACTGATCTTCAGCTCATAGGCGAGATCACGCAGGGACGGCAACCGGGCGCCGACCGGCAACACCCCATTGCGCACCAAAGTGGCAGTATCCCGAGCTATTCCGGTTGCGCTCCGGTCCTTCAGGTGACCCGCAAGTGTTTCTGAATCGATGTTTTGCATCAGTACATTCTTTTTAATGTTTAGGTGCATAATAACATTTGATGAAGACTGTTTGAAGCCCTAATCCTAATACAAAGTGCTAATATGAGGGCTTCCAATGACACTAGAAATTCGGCTCGCCGTAAGAGACTGGGACTATATGTCCCCGCTGGCTTTGGGAGAGGTTTCATCTCCCCGGCTGGATCTCAAACTGTTCCGCGTGGGCACATTGCCCGACAGTCTGAGCGACGACACGCCCTATAATGCGTTCGAAACCTCCTTCAGCCGCCATCTGTCAGCGGTCGAAGCAGGTAACCACAAGAACACGGCCATCCCGAACTTCCTGATGCGCGGCTTCCGTCATCAGTGCATCCTGACCCGCAAGGACAGCCGCCTGACCAGCATCGAGGATCTGCGCGGCAAACGGATTGGCGTAACGGGATGGCGAGACTCCGGCAACGTCTGGACCCGGATGATCCTGCGCTCCAAAGGCATCAACACCGAAGATGCCTATTGGTACGCCGGACGTCTTACCGATGGCCACCCCATTCAGGACCGCCTCGACGGCTTCGGAATGCCCGGCCGCATCGAAGCAATGCCCGATGAAGAGCCAATGATGGACTCGCTGGCCAGAGGATGGCTGGATGTCGTCTTCACGCCATTCATGCCCAAGGGCTTCTTTGAAGCATCGTCCCAGTTCCGCCAGTTGCTGCCGAATCTTTCGGCCAGTCAGGCAGATTATTTCCAGACCGTCGGTTATGTGCCGGGCATTCATGTCCTGACCATGAATTCGGCCCTTCTGGAAGAGCATCCATGGGCAGCTCAGGAACTGAGCGACCTGCTGGACCAGTCCCGTGATGTCTGGATGCAGAAACGCATCCGCTATGCCGACACCACACCATTCTTCATGTCCGATCTGATCGAGACCGCTTCTCTGCTGCCATCAACCTGGGGCGACAGCGGCATCGAGGCAAACCGGAAAATGATCAACGACTTCATCGATGAAATGTACGATCAGGCCATTCTTGGCCGTCGTCTCAACATTGATGAAGTATTCCCTGTCAAAAAATAGTAAAAACAACCAATCACCCAATAGAGGAATATTCCCATGAAAAAGACTTCCCTTCTTAGCGTGACCCTTCTTGCCGGCATGCTGTCTGTTTCCGCTCAGGCAGCCCAGACAATGAACAAGGACCTGCATGCAAAACTGCCCGCTTCCATCCAGGAATCCGGCAAGATGGTCGCAGTCAACAACGGCTCCTTCCCTCCGTATGAATTCGTGGAAGGCACCAAGCTGACCGGCGCCACGGCAGACCTGTCGCACGCAGTTGGTGAAATCCTTGGCGTAGAAATCTCCCATGCATCGGTTGCCGGCCTCTCCGCAGTCCTCAGCGGTATCGCAGCAGACCGTTACCAGTTCGCCATGGGCCCCATCGGTGACTTCCCGAAACGCCGCACCTCCAACGACTTTGTCGACTGGGTGAACGAATTCGTGGTCTTCGCCGTGCAGAAAGGCAACCCGCAGAATATTGACGACCTGTCCACCGTATGTGGCAAGCGCATTGCCGTGATGTCCGGTGGCTCCGCAGAACGCGTCATCATCGCCCAGTCCAAGAAATGCGAAGACGAAGGCAAGACCGCGATCGACATCAAGTCCTTCACCGACCAGCCGACCTCCATCATGGCCGTTCGTGCCGACCGTGCTGACGCCTTCTTCTCTTCCCAGGCTCCTCTGACCTATTTCGTGCAGACCTCCGAAGGTCAGCTCGAACTGGCTGGCATCGGCAAGGCCAACGGCTTCCCGCGCCTGTTCCAGGGCGCAGTGGTACCGAAGGATTCCCCGCTCGGCCCGGTTCTCGAAGAAGCCATCAAGATCCTCAAGGACAATGGCACCTATGAAGAGATCATGAAAAAATGGGGCCTCGAAAACAACATGATCGATGAAATCGGCATGAATCTCGGCGAGGCTCTGTAAAGATGAAGACTGCGCCCCTGCCTGAATTGCAAGACAGTCCGGAAGACTCCCTGCGCGATGTCGCTGGGGCGCATCTTCCTTTGCCAAAGAGCAAGATCATCCTCTGGGTGGTCGTGCTGCTTTTTGGCTCCGACTTTGCATTGACCGTGGCCACGAACAAGAACTTCGGATGGCCGACGGTCGGACATTATTTTTTCAATGAAACGGTGCTACAGGGCCTCTGGGTCACCCTTTGGCTGGCCGTCGTCAGCATGCTGATCGGTGTGGTTCTCGGCTTGCCGATTGCCATCGGCCGCATGTCGAAGGATCCGTTGGCCCGCGGCCTGTCCAACGCCTATGTCTGGATCTTCCGCGGCACCCCGCTGCTGGTCCAGTTGATCATCTGGTACAACCTGTCTTTCCTGTTCCCCAAGATCGCGCTCAAGATCCCGTTCGGGCCCAGTCTGGTCCAATGGGACGCCAATGCAGTGATCACCCCGATCACTGCCGCCATCATCGGCCTTGCCCTCAACGAGGCGGCCTACATGGCAGAGATCATTCGCGGCGGTCTGCTGTCAGTCCCTCGTGGCCAACGGGAAACCGCCGAGGCTTTCGGCATGAAGCCGATGCGCGCCCTGTGGCGGATCATCATTCCGCAGGCCATGAAGACCATCGTGCCGCCAACCGGCAACCAGTTCATCAACATGATCAAGGCAACCTCTCTGGTGTCGGTGATCGCTATGGCCGATCTGCTCTATTCGGTCCAGTCGATCTACAATCGCACATTCGAGGTCATCCCCCTGTTGATGGTCGCCGTGCTCTGGTATCTGCTCATCACCTCGATCCTCAGCTACGCCCAGTCCCACATCGAGCGCTACTATTCGCGCGGGGATTCGATGCATGCTGCCCGCAGCACATCAGATGACGCCAAGACAACAGAAGAGGACGCAAAATGACCAGCCCCATCTTGCGTGCACGCAACCTGCACAAGTCCTTTGGCAACAATGAAGTGCTCAAGGGCATCGATCTCGATGTTGCCCCGTCCGAAGTGGTCGCCATCCTTGGGCCGTCCGGATCGGGAAAGTCCACCTTCCTGCGCTGCATCAACCGGCTTGAACATGTCGACAAGGGCTTCATCGAAGTTGATGGAGAACAGATCGGCTATCAGCTCAAGAACGGCAAGCTCGTCGCCCTGCCCAATGCCGCCATCGCCCGGCAACGGGGCAAGATGGGCATGGTTTTCCAGAGCTTCAACCTGTTCCCGCACATGACGGTTCTGCAGAATGTCATCGAGGCACCGGTCGGTGTGCATCGGGTCAACAAGGCCGAGGCCATCGAAACCGCCAGGGAACTGATTGCCAAGGTGGGATTGTCGGAAAAGCTCAACGCTTATCCCGGCCAGCTCTCCGGCGGCCAGCAGCAGCGGGTGGCCATTGCACGTGCTCTGGCCATCAAACCGAAGATCCTGCTGTTTGATGAACCGACATCGGCGCTAGATCCGGAACTGGTTGGCGAGGTGCTGGCCACGATGCGTGATCTGGCCTCTCAGGGCCTCACGATGATCGTGGTGACCCATGAAATCGGCTTCGCCCGTGAGGCTGCGGATCGTGTTGTCTTCATGGATGGCGGCTACGTCATCGAGCAGGGCAAGCCGGAGGATGTTCTGGTCAAGCCGCAACATGCCCGGACACAGGCATTCCTGTCGCGTTTCATCTAGCGCGCGTTCCGTTAAATCGGCATCGATTTATCGAAAAGAATTCGCGCCCGTACAAATAGTTAGCGCAAGTCAAGTGAATGCAAATGAACGCGACAAGCTCTAGCCTTGTCACGCGGTCCCGAAAGTCAGCTTTAAGAGGAAGGTGCCTCCGGCATCTCGTTCCAATGGATAAACTCGCCACGATCGCCGATCTTGAACCGGCAAAAGACGAACTGATTGCCATCCGGCATCACTTGCATGCCCACCCGGAGCTTTCGGGGGAAGAGCAAGAAACGGCAGCCTTTGTCGCCGATAAACTCGAGGCATGGGGCTATGAAGTCTTCCGCAATGTTGGCGGCCACGGGGTCGTCGGCCGGCTGCGCGTCGGCGACGGAAACCGCTCCGTCGCCATCCGTGCCGACATGGATGCCCTGCCCATCACCGAGGAAACCGGACTTGATTATGCCAGCACGGTCCCCGGTGTGATGCACGCCTGCGGCCATGACGGCCATACGACCATGTTGCTGGGCGCTGCACAGTATCTGGCGCGCACCCGCAACTTCTCCGGCACGCTCAATCTCGTGTTCCAGCCCTCGGAGGAATCCGCCAAGTCAAGCGGCGCTGTTGCCATGATGAAGGACGGCTTGTTCGAGCGTTTCCCTTGTGATGCAATCTTCGGACTGCACAATCATCCGGGCGCGCCGGCAGGCACCATCCTTATGCGCCCCGGCCCCCTGATGGCAGCCTCCGATACGGTCTTCATCACGATCAAGGGCAAGGGAGGCCATGCCTCCCGTCCCCATCTGTGCATCGACCCGATCGTCTGCGCCTCTGCCATCGTGATGGCCCTGCAGACCATCGTTTCCCGCAGCATTGATTCCACCCAGACCGCAGTGGTCACGGTGGGCACGATCAATGGCGGCACCGCTGCCAATGTCATCGCCCAGCAGGCCACCATGGAGCTGAGCGTGCGCTCCTTCTCCGCGGAAGTGCGGGCCAAGCTGAAAGAGCGGATCAAGACCGTTGTCGAAACGCAGTGCGCATGCTGGGGGGCTGAACCGACCATCGAGTTCGATGAAGGTCATCCAGTCGTCGACAATGCACCCGCAGAGACGGAATTTGCCAAAAAGGCCGTCGAAGAAATGATCGGGGAAGGCAAGGTCGAACTTTGCCATCTCATCCCCGGCAGCGAGGATTTCTCGCACTATCAGGAGTGCATGCCCGGCTGTTTCATCCGCCTTGGCAACGGCGAAAACTCCGCCATGTTGCACAATCCTGCCTATGACTTCAACGATGACAGCCTGACAACAGGCGCTGCCATGTGGGCAAGATTGGCAGAACGCTATCTGAGCTGATCATCTGCCCGAAGCCAAACAAGAACAGTCCCCCGAAGCCTGCGGTCTCCATGCCGCAGGCTTTTTTTATGTGCCCTACGCGCTTTCCTTCTCCATCGCCCGCCCCACACTCCCGCAGTGTCCATCTTTGCAGCAGTCTGTACCCTTAGGCCGGACGAAGCCAATCGACGCACCTCTCGCCGCCTGGAATCAATCCGCTGGCGCCGCTGCGGAAAGAATACTCACAGGGCCATTTCGGCCCCGTCATTTGAAAATATTCACTTTCTGGTCATGTTTGTGAAAATTTGTATTTTATGTGTCGACAATAAATATTTTTTAGCCTACGGTTTTCCCGTAAGTACTCTTCCAGAGTTCCCACTGTTCGGAACTCTCCCCCCTTCCAGAAAGCGGGCACCCAAGACTCGCTTACCACAGGAGAACATTGTCTTGTTCAAACAGCTTAAAGCTCTGGGGCTTGCCGCCTCCTTGTTTGTGGCAGCGGGACCTTCGCTGGCACAGGAAGTGACCTGGCAAATTCCCACGTCTGTCCCCGAAGGCTCTCCCTTTTATGTCAACTTCCTTGAACGCTTCGCAGGCAATGTGAAGCTGCTGACCAGCGGCCGCGTTGAAATCGAACCGTTCGGTGCTGGCGTCCTCGTCCCCGCTCTTCAGGTCTATGATGGCGTCAAGGACGGAATCATCAAGGCGGGCCATTCCACCCCGAGCTATCGGGTCAATCAGGATCCGATCAACGCCATTTTCGCCGGTTTCCCGGGCGGCATGGGGCCGGAAGCCTACATCACCTGGATCTATGAAGACGGTGGCAAGGAAGCGCTCTACGATCTGCGCGCAAAGGAAGGTTTCAAGAGCCTGATCGTCGGTATCGGTTCGTCCGAAATCATGGCCCATTCCAACGTGCCGATCCACAAGGCCGAAGATCTCAAGGGCCTCAAATACCGCACCTCCGGCCCGTGGGCCGAAGTGATGAAGGAATATTTCGGCGCGGTGCCGACCGTGGTTCCGCCGGGAGAAATCTACACCCTGCTGCAGCGCAAGGGCGTCGACCTGATCGAATGGGGACCTCCGTCTGCAAACCTGCCTGAAGCCTTCCACGAGGCGGCCAAATACATCATCGTTCCCGGCGTCCATCAGCCAACCTTCCTGTGGGAAGTGGTCCTGAAGCAGGAAACCTGGGATGCCGTCGCCGACGACCTGAAGCCACTGATCGAAAAAGCGGCCGAGATGACCACCATGGAAGGTCTCATCCATTTCTACAGCCAGGACATCAAGGCGCTGGACACCTATCGCTCCGGCAAGAATGAAATCATCACCCTTGACGCCGATTTCATTCAGCAGCTTTCCGATGCTGGCAAGGACTGGATCGCCAAGAAGGCAGCCTCCGAGAAAGAGGCAGGCAAGCCGGAAATGGCCGCATTGCTCGAAAAATACAATGCGTTTGAAAAGAACTGGTCTGCCGAAAGCAGCTACCTGATCCGCAATCAGGACTAACAACAGGGAGGCGGCACGATGAGTGGTCTGTTCAAGACAGTTGATCTGTTCTCAAAATTCCTGTCACGCATTGCAGAGATCGTGACACTCTGTCTGGTCGCCTCCATGATCTACGAGGTGGTGGCGCGTTATGTCTTCAACGCGCCAACGCTCTGGGCCTTCGATATCTCCTACATGTGCACCGGCACGCTGTTCGTGCTGGGTGCGGCATGGGCCCTGCATGAGGATGCCCATGTACGCATCGATTTTCTGGCCCAGAAGATGCCCCTGCGCCTGCGCTCATTGATCGAGGGTATGGTCTTTGTCTTTCTCCTCACGCCGATCTATGGCGGGCTTGCGTGGTTCGGCATCCGGCGCGCCTGGCGTGCCTTTGCCACCGATGAGGTGGAAATGGTCAGCCCGTGGGCGCCCCTCGTCTGGCCCTTCTATTCCCTGCTCGCCCTTGGTCTGGTGGCCCTGACGCTGCAGCTTGCAGTGCAAGGCTTGCGCGCGTTCACCCTGACCGGAAAAGACAGCTTCCAGCTGAAAGTTTAAGCCATGTCCATTGCAGCTCTGATGTTTCCCGCCCTGTTTGTTCTGGTGCTGGCTGGTATCCCGATTTCCCTGTCCCTGACGGTGGTTTCCGCCGGTGCCGGGTTCATGGTGTTTGGCGAGAATGTCTTCGCCCAGCTCTATGGCTCCTTCTATTCGGCCGCGACCAACTTCATTCTGGCCGCCATTCCCATGTTCGTGCTGATGGGGGCCATTCTGGAACGCTCGGGCATTGCCGAACGCCTGTTCAGGGTGATGCAGCTCTGGCTCGGTCGCCTGCCCGGCGGGCTTGCCGTGGCCACCATTGCCATGGGGGCGG
Proteins encoded:
- the ptsP gene encoding phosphoenolpyruvate--protein phosphotransferase encodes the protein MFSRLTKRFGLPAKAETETKPAPEPTTASATEQASAEQTASSFKIEADAILIDQKVESRKDALALIAAKMLEKGYVSSDYLEALEARERAVSTYLMNGIAIPHGVNEAKSLVTKTGVVIVQIPEGVVWNDKGDRVFLAVGIAAAGNEHNEVLQKLTGVVMDEALASHLGTEADAGAIAEALGQSLPTRSTEALVTEFDASTSCAIVDAAGLHARPATILVQMAEEFADTDIWLTRGELQAKMDSMTRLLSLGIVHGDSIEVSATGPRAQEAVDQIAAAIAKGLDPVEGSGATNNDYQPLDELLELTNPKGRALLRGIPASPGIALADAFILDSATEFHIGKEGAGSAHERGLLDAALQQAHEQLLAVKEEVAARSPAEAVIFLAQAELLKDTNILTEAQKHLDDGASAAWAWQQTIDREASVMESSAAERIRARAADLRDVGRRVITILQGGRTELTWPDRPFVLISKELTPSQTAELSKKPVRAICTELGGATSHMAILARALGLPALVGVGSELLATVKAGEAIAVAPQSDLLILSPDAETIRQVEDCIHQWHRVQEREFASKDEPAITRDGAEIEVVCNISSAADADKVSQHGGSGVGLLRTEFLFETAKAEPDVETQAAELAKIARSIGTQTLIVRTSDIGGDKPVSWLKQPKEDNPFLGVRGIRLSLRHTDIFKRQLEAIYRVAKAQAEELGSTGIHIMFPMISALNEFQQAKALAQEVRQAVGAPELPLGMMIEVPSAALLAEHFAREADFFSIGTNDLTQYTLAMDRMNPDLLMPQDNYSPALLHMIAMTTKAANAAGKWVGVCGNLVAEPDFAKILIGLGVKELSVSPVNVPALKELVRSVDRSQLESLVQKALQAGTPEEVKTIIRDTDQ
- a CDS encoding zinc-binding dehydrogenase, yielding MTNHSEYKQVNTPNWTWNMYGPGLENIGKDGHPESINVPTPNDDQLLVRVEAVGLCFSDVKLIKQGGSHPKLYNRDLKKEPGRLGHEAVLTILEVGDKLQDQFSAGERYAVQPDIYQNGMSTAYGYTIPGGLIQYHLIGKEMMETDHGVCLLKVPETMGIAEAALLEPWGCVWASYTQRRRLDPKDGGTLWLIGQPSLERTYQFSKGLDAAGTIILTDAPAEIKALAEKTGKTVVERNGLTVADYDALAKEFTDGKGFDDIVLLEPKSAEQVTEVARLIARRGTLNMIGTNKLDGPVNTDVGRLHYDYIAFIGNNGTDISDSYGEARNRCDLHKGGTAVFVGAGGPMGQMHVQRAIEMVNGPKRVIVTDINDERLEEVTSRLKPLTEANGRELLSFNPMTSDIALTDYVMQLTDGAGADDVVVCVPNGQIMEDSAKMSAPDGMLVFFAGVPNGTLAKIDLSSVYLNNMQLTGTSGLTIHDQTMVMENTLAGNLAPAVCVAAIGGMNVARDGIEAMMDSKYPGKIVIFPQIMDLPLMGLDELQEKLPDVAKHLGSGNVWTKEAEKALLKHFEAA
- the pfkB gene encoding 1-phosphofructokinase, translated to MIYTLTLNPAVDLELTASSLRFNEVNRATDSRKDCGGKGLNVSRMLKNLGFVSTAMGFTGGKSGEWIEAQMDSLGIAVDFTPIAGETRTNVSFVAADEGNHIKVNDPGPSVSQGEFDALLDRVREKAAAGDWWVLAGSLPQGVSKDAYGRLVEIIQSAGGHVLLDTSGEALRLAAAAGPTLVKPNLEEAQEILGDTTLPASACIEQISGLGPKQVVISLGKDGVAFSTDGGAATISSPKIVEKNPTGAGDSLVAGLVFSLNRGDSLADAVRFGAACGAATASLPGTELGSLQQVNDLLATMQ
- a CDS encoding PLP-dependent aminotransferase family protein; translated protein: MQNIDSETLAGHLKDRSATGIARDTATLVRNGVLPVGARLPSLRDLAYELKISPSTLSQAWKELRRLRVLTGRGRNGTFVTGSSFAPRPSRVSAQGHFERIALNLSVAVPDMKLLPPLGEALDYGTHAEGLNSYVRVRILPELERVLRPLWPNNAASMLATNGGYNALYTALHALVPPGSVVAVEAPVPMRILDILEDLRVSILLVENDDHGPTPQSLHAILKENPSVFILQPRISAVTGLFLHPDRMQELGDILSKSDALIIEDDGLGDISLAPPQSLGDRFPDRTIHIRSFSKAYGPDLRMAVLSGSEYLVEQIQSYRAFSAAWTSRILQAAVSWLLQDDETQRLVATATKTYRDRRNLLARHLRDCGVDVPDGAGLCLLAPVHSETFALITLAAHDIAALPGSRFSMHETGHIRLGTGRLEPHEIERLAHVFKLSASEPFILSPDP